The Candidatus Deferrimicrobium borealis region GGACAAGGATTTCGGGTCGGGGTACAAGTATCAGGTGATCGTCGAGGAGGCGAGCGTAAAGAAGTAACGACCCCCGTTCCCATCGGCACGGGGGGTCCCCGGACGATGAAACCGCCGCCAAGGACCGTACTCCCCAACAGGCTGGTTTTCCCCGCATTGGCGACGGCGCTCCTCCTTTCCATGGTCACCGGCGCATCGCCCGCGACCGTTCCTCCGGCCGGATCCGTTGCAGCGCCAACAGACGACGCTTTGGCGACGGACAACGCCACGCGGTTGGACAACGCGGCGGATTTGGACAACGCCGTGGGGTCGGACAACGCCGTGGGGTTGGACAACGCGGTGGATTTGAACAACGCCACGGGTTCGGACAACGCGGCGGGTTTGGACAACGCCGTGGGGTTGGATATCGCCCCGGGTTTGGTCGTGCCCGCCGCCGACAACACCTGGGCGGACCGAACCCACTCCTGGGTCGGGAGGGGACTGTTCGACACCGTTGTCTGGTTCGACCAGTTCTTCGGCGACGAACGGGTGGTGCTCGCCGAGAGGCCGGAGGCGTACCTTCGGTGGAAGACCGAGCTCCAGTGGGACGAGGTGGAGCACACCAACTTCCGCAGCTCGATCCGCGCCTCCCTGCGCCTTCCGCGGCTGAAAAATCGATGGCGCCTGGTCTTCACGAGTGAGAGCCGGGGCGATCCGACCGCCGTCATCCCGGAGGATCCCGGGAACCCCGGCCTGGACCCGGCAAGCCAGGTCCGGACCAGTTCCACGGCGCTCATCTACGACATCTTCCGGACCCCGCGCTCCGTCCTCGACGCGGGGGTCGGGGTGCGGGTGAAGATCCCCCCCAACGCCTTCGTCCGGACGCGGTTCCAGTACGCGCGCCCCCTCGCGGCCGACATCCTCGGGCGGTTGACGGTCACCGCGTATTGGGACGCTCTGGACGGTCCCGGCGAATCGAACCAGATCGACCTCGAACGGTGGCTCGCCCCCCCCACCCTGCTCCGGTGGTCCAACTCCTTTACGATCGAGGAGCAGAACATCGATTACGGGTGGGCGTGGGGAACGGAGCTCTCCCTCCTCCACACGTTTTCCCCGAAAAGCGCGATCACCTTCTCCGGGGGCGCCTCGGGCTCGACAAAACCCGCATGGATCGCACAGGATTACCGGGTCCATGTCCGGTACCGCAGGAACGTATGGCGGAAGTGGCTCTTCCTCGAAGGGGAGCCCTACAGCCGCTGGCCGAGACAGGAAGACGGGAGCAGGAAGCAGGCATGGGGAGCGACGCTTAGGGTGGAGATCCTGTTCAGCTCGGCGGGATGGATCGATATCGCAGGAAGGAGGGGGGAGCGGACCTTGGCGCGGAAGGGTCCGGTATCCTGAACCGGAACGGGATCCGCTGGAGTCAGGCGCTTCCCGGACGATCCAGCCGCGCTTCCAGGATCCCTGCGGCGACGGGGACCGCCAGGAGAACCGCCACCAGGGCGACCACGCCCCTCCACCCCGCGCGGCGATACGCCAGGCCGCTCGCCGTGATCCCCGCCGTCCCCCCGAGATAGTAAAAGAGGACGTACAGGGAATTCCCCCTCCCGCGGCTGGTTTCCAGCTTCCGGTTCAACGCCCCCACGGCGGCGGTATGTACGATGAAAAACCCGGCGCACATCCCTGCGAGCGCCACGGCCACGGCCGCAACGAACGGGGCCAGCGTCAGGAGGATGGATGCGCCGAATACGGCCCCGCCGACCGTCATCGCGTTCCCGTTTCCCAGCCGGTTCCCGAGCCGCCCCGCAAAGGGACCGATCGCGACGCCGACCAGGTAGGAAAGGTACAGCATCGTGATGAGGTGCGTCGGCAGCAGGAACGGCGGTCCGGCAAGGTGGAACGGCAGATAATTGAACACGGAGGAGAAGGCCCCGAACGACGCGGCGCCGACGGAAAAGATCCGCAACAGGTCGGGCCGGGAGAGCAGCGCAGCGAACCCCGCCTCTTCCCCTCCGGCATCCGGGATCTTCTCCTCCCGCGGGAGCCACCGTCCCGCGTCGAGGGTCGCGACGAGGAGAAAAGCGGAGGCGGTCACGAAGGCGTAACGCCAGTGAAGGGGCGGATGGAGGAACCCTGCGAGCAATCTTCCCCCCAGCCCCCCCGCCACGGTGGCGGAGACGTACGCCCCCATCGCGACGTTCAGGCGCTCGGGGGGAAGACGCCGGACGAGGTACACCACGAGGCACGTGGTCAGCGACGGGACGAACACGCCCTGGAGAAATCTCGCCGCCACCAGGAGCGGGAAACTGGTCGTGGCCGCGCAAAGGAAGCCGCAGAGGGAGGCGAGCGTCCCCCCGGAGAGGATGATCGGCCGGGCGGGGAAACGGTCCGCCAGCCGCCCGAACGGCAACGTGGCCAGCGCGATCCCGAAGATCACGGCGGATACCGTGAGGGACGCCTTGGCCGCGTCGATCCCGAACTCTTCCCGCAGGACCGGGAGCACGGGCTGTGTAAGGTAGATCGTCGAAAACGTCGCGGCCACCAGGAGGAACACCCTCGCCTGGAGCGACGCCGCCCGTGCCCCCCGGCCTGCGGATGAAACCGGAATCTTCGCCGGTGTTACGCGCGATACTTGAAGGAGACGTTCACCCGGGCCCGGTAGGCGACGACCTTATTCTTGTCGATCGCCATGTCCAATTTGACGACCTCGGCGATTCTCAGGTCTTCGAGGGACTTCCCGGCGGTCTCCACCGCGTTTTTCGCGGCGGCTTCCCACGAAGTCTTGCTCGTGCCCACGAGTTCGATGACTTTGTAAACGCTGTCCATGGTTCCTCTCCTTCCCTGGGGGATTTTGCTCTCTTTGGACGGATCAACCATGCCTCATGGTACCACCCTCCCTCTCGAGCAGCACGCGCTTTCGTTCGACCCCCCAGCGATAGCCGCCCGGGGCCCCATCGCTGCGCACCACCCTGTGGCAGGGAACGGCCAGGGCGAGGGGATTCGATGCGCATGCCCGGCCCACGGCGCGAGCCGAGCCGGGCTTCCCGATCCGGCGGGCGATCTCCCCGTAGCTCGCCGTGCTCCCGGCGGGGATCCGGCGGAGCTCCCGCCAGACCCTCCGCTGGAAAGCCGTGCCGCGGATGTCCAGGGGAAGGTCCAGATCGCGCCGCGGAGACACGATCCATTCCGCCACCCGGCGGGCCCAACGGACGGGTTCCGGATCCCCCTCGCGATGCTCCGCCCTCCCGAACCAGGCCTTGAAGTAACCGATCAACGCCTTCCGGGAGCCGCCGAGGAGGATGGCGCGGAGACCCCGCCCGGTGCCGGCGACGAGGACCCATCCGAGGTCTGTCCGCGCCACGGTAAAGCGGATCGTGCCCTCCGTTCCCACCCTTAGCTCCAGGGAGCGCCGTGTCCGATCCCCCGGGCGCTCCTCCCGACACCCATTTCCCCGCAGGGAAACGGCCCGGGCCATCCGTTCCTCTCCCCCTGATAATACTAAACATTCTATCCCACCCCGCCGATACGATCTCCCGGATCCTCGATGAACCGGGGGGACGATGGAGAGCACGGCACAAGGGCCGGATGTCCGCAGGATCGAACGGCTCGCGGTGGAAATGGCCCTGACGTTCAACTGGATCTCCATGTACCAGGCGGGGCACCCTTCCCTCGCGGGGCGCGTGGAGAAACTCCACCGGAACCTCGCGGACGTCGTTCCCGAGGAGCCGTCCGGCCA contains the following coding sequences:
- a CDS encoding dodecin family protein, whose product is MDSVYKVIELVGTSKTSWEAAAKNAVETAGKSLEDLRIAEVVKLDMAIDKNKVVAYRARVNVSFKYRA
- a CDS encoding MFS transporter; protein product: MAATFSTIYLTQPVLPVLREEFGIDAAKASLTVSAVIFGIALATLPFGRLADRFPARPIILSGGTLASLCGFLCAATTSFPLLVAARFLQGVFVPSLTTCLVVYLVRRLPPERLNVAMGAYVSATVAGGLGGRLLAGFLHPPLHWRYAFVTASAFLLVATLDAGRWLPREEKIPDAGGEEAGFAALLSRPDLLRIFSVGAASFGAFSSVFNYLPFHLAGPPFLLPTHLITMLYLSYLVGVAIGPFAGRLGNRLGNGNAMTVGGAVFGASILLTLAPFVAAVAVALAGMCAGFFIVHTAAVGALNRKLETSRGRGNSLYVLFYYLGGTAGITASGLAYRRAGWRGVVALVAVLLAVPVAAGILEARLDRPGSA
- a CDS encoding methylated-DNA--[protein]-cysteine S-methyltransferase, giving the protein MGTEGTIRFTVARTDLGWVLVAGTGRGLRAILLGGSRKALIGYFKAWFGRAEHREGDPEPVRWARRVAEWIVSPRRDLDLPLDIRGTAFQRRVWRELRRIPAGSTASYGEIARRIGKPGSARAVGRACASNPLALAVPCHRVVRSDGAPGGYRWGVERKRVLLEREGGTMRHG